Proteins encoded by one window of Bacteroidota bacterium:
- a CDS encoding M23 family metallopeptidase produces MLIYSYSLLTFLLPLLALCNFLAKRNTYSYNWWSSLILFLLVYLFTFQAGGWPYIGFNWRYYSLIIYIILALVVYIKFKKKKIAGVPKKSKVSGIIISILIVLFCYTNLEVWNGGKNDQEAINLEFPLKNGTYVIMQGGDSEIGNAAHRYKTPHSYALDIVELNAKGKRGSKLFSKNLQDYEIYGDTIYSPCDATVINLKDGVEENEPPVTNTENRGGNHVVLKQGEVKILICHMQKNSILVQRGQEIKTGDPIGLVGNTGYTIEPHLHIQAYSTIKNINMMVPMRFNGRFLNMNDVVRMEPPIQGGE; encoded by the coding sequence ATGTTAATATATTCCTATTCCCTACTCACATTTTTATTACCTCTGCTAGCACTTTGTAATTTTCTTGCCAAGAGAAATACATATTCATACAATTGGTGGAGCTCCTTAATACTTTTCCTACTCGTTTATTTATTTACCTTCCAGGCGGGAGGATGGCCATATATAGGATTTAATTGGAGATATTATTCTTTGATCATTTACATTATATTGGCTCTGGTTGTTTATATTAAATTCAAAAAAAAGAAAATAGCCGGGGTTCCAAAAAAATCAAAAGTAAGTGGCATTATTATTTCCATATTAATTGTTTTGTTTTGTTATACAAATCTGGAAGTGTGGAATGGCGGCAAAAATGATCAGGAAGCAATTAACCTGGAATTCCCATTAAAAAATGGAACCTATGTAATAATGCAAGGAGGTGATTCTGAAATAGGAAATGCTGCACATCGATACAAAACTCCACATTCCTATGCATTGGATATAGTTGAACTCAATGCAAAAGGAAAAAGAGGATCGAAATTATTTTCTAAGAATTTGCAAGATTATGAGATTTATGGAGATACAATTTATAGTCCCTGTGATGCTACTGTAATAAACTTAAAAGATGGCGTTGAAGAAAATGAACCGCCTGTAACAAATACAGAAAATCGCGGAGGAAATCACGTTGTATTAAAACAAGGGGAAGTTAAAATACTTATTTGTCACATGCAAAAAAATAGTATTCTTGTGCAAAGAGGACAAGAAATAAAAACCGGTGACCCAATTGGCTTGGTTGGAAATACAGGTTATACAATTGAGCCACATTTACACATTCAAGCGTATTCTACCATTAAAAATATAAATATGATGGTTCCCATGCGATTTAATGGGAGGTTTTTAAATATGAATGATGTAGTGAGAATGGAGCCACCTATACAAGGAGGCGAGTAA
- the ftcD gene encoding glutamate formimidoyltransferase, with protein MQKVIECVPNFSEGRDMSIIKQITDAIESVEGVKLLDVDPGKATNRTVVTLVGNENDVVEAAFRGIKKASEIIDMRKHKGEHPRMGATDVCPFIPVANATMQDCIDCAKKLGKRVGEELNIPVYLYESAASDPERKNLANVRAGEYEGIEQKIKLPEWKPDFGPTTFNAKTGNTIIGARDFLVAFNVNLNTTSVRRANSVAFDLRENGRIDPSGKKDADGNELRIPGACKSVKAIGWFIEEYGIAQVSMNLTNTNITPVHIAFDEAVKSASARGMRVTGSELVGLIPLQSMLDAGKYFLEKQNRSTGVSEEELIKIAIKSMGLDELNDFNPEDKIIEYKLWGKERHGKLISMSLTAFANETASESPAPGGGSISAYVGALGISLATMVANLSSHKKGWDDKWKEFSDHADKGQQLKDKLMKMVDEDTNAFNQIMNAFSLPKGTEEEKAARKKGIQEATLNAINIPFKVMELSLESMQTIKAMAEIGNPNSVSDAGVGALCARTAVIGAFLNVKINAGGLSDKELAANKIAAGEKIVAETEKLEKEILEIVYSKIK; from the coding sequence ATGCAGAAAGTTATTGAGTGCGTTCCCAATTTTAGTGAGGGTCGCGATATGAGCATCATCAAACAAATTACTGATGCCATTGAATCGGTAGAAGGAGTTAAATTATTGGATGTGGATCCGGGTAAAGCAACCAACAGAACCGTTGTTACACTGGTGGGAAATGAAAATGATGTTGTAGAAGCTGCTTTTCGAGGAATAAAAAAAGCATCCGAAATAATTGACATGCGCAAACATAAGGGTGAACATCCAAGAATGGGCGCAACGGATGTTTGTCCTTTTATTCCTGTTGCAAATGCTACAATGCAGGATTGTATCGATTGCGCAAAAAAATTAGGTAAACGTGTGGGTGAAGAATTAAATATTCCTGTGTATTTATATGAAAGTGCTGCTAGTGATCCCGAAAGAAAAAATCTCGCCAATGTTAGAGCAGGTGAATATGAAGGAATAGAACAAAAAATAAAATTACCGGAATGGAAACCTGATTTTGGACCAACAACTTTTAATGCAAAAACCGGAAATACCATTATTGGTGCAAGAGATTTTTTGGTCGCATTTAATGTGAATTTAAATACAACAAGTGTCCGCCGCGCAAATTCCGTTGCTTTTGATCTGCGTGAAAATGGTAGAATTGATCCCTCCGGAAAAAAAGATGCCGATGGAAATGAATTAAGAATTCCGGGTGCTTGTAAAAGTGTAAAAGCAATTGGTTGGTTCATTGAGGAATATGGTATTGCTCAGGTGAGTATGAATCTCACAAATACAAATATCACACCCGTTCATATTGCTTTTGATGAAGCTGTAAAAAGTGCTTCAGCAAGAGGAATGCGTGTAACGGGAAGCGAGTTGGTTGGATTAATTCCACTGCAAAGTATGTTGGATGCGGGAAAATATTTTCTGGAAAAACAAAACAGAAGTACCGGAGTAAGTGAAGAGGAATTAATTAAGATCGCCATAAAAAGTATGGGGCTTGATGAATTAAATGATTTTAATCCGGAGGATAAGATCATAGAATATAAATTGTGGGGAAAAGAAAGACATGGTAAATTAATTTCCATGAGTTTAACTGCATTTGCCAACGAAACTGCAAGTGAGAGTCCTGCCCCGGGTGGAGGAAGTATTTCGGCATATGTTGGTGCATTGGGAATTAGTCTCGCAACCATGGTTGCCAATTTATCATCACATAAAAAAGGTTGGGACGACAAGTGGAAAGAATTTTCAGACCACGCGGATAAGGGTCAACAATTAAAAGATAAATTAATGAAGATGGTGGATGAGGATACCAATGCTTTTAATCAGATCATGAATGCTTTTTCTTTGCCTAAAGGAACTGAGGAAGAAAAAGCAGCGAGAAAAAAAGGTATTCAGGAGGCGACTTTAAACGCAATAAATATTCCTTTTAAAGTAATGGAATTAAGTTTGGAAAGCATGCAAACAATTAAAGCAATGGCAGAGATCGGAAATCCGAATTCGGTGAGTGATGCCGGTGTTGGAGCCTTGTGTGCAAGAACAGCGGTAATTGGCGCATTTTTAAATGTAAAAATAAATGCAGGCGGGTTGAGTGATAAAGAATTGGCAGCAAATAAAATTGCAGCGGGAGAAAAAATAGTTGCGGAAACGGAGAAATTGGAGAAGGAGATTTTGGAAATTGTTTATAGTAAGATAAAGTAA
- a CDS encoding DUF2306 domain-containing protein, with protein sequence MLGIVLQYIPAGTDTAFLGIKQDYINISWYLPAFYVHVFTAILALPAGFTQFSKYIQKNYKPFHRINGRIYVFSILALGAPSGFIIGLYANGGSSSIFAFCILAVLWFWFTLQAYINARNKNFVAHKIWMYRSFALTLSAITLRAWKWILIELFHPRPMDVYIIVAWLGWVLNLIIAEIIIYKKLKK encoded by the coding sequence ATGCTCGGTATCGTTTTGCAATATATCCCTGCGGGAACCGACACTGCATTTTTGGGAATAAAACAGGATTATATAAATATCAGTTGGTATCTCCCTGCCTTTTATGTTCATGTTTTTACAGCAATTCTTGCACTTCCTGCAGGGTTCACGCAATTCTCGAAATACATTCAAAAAAATTATAAACCTTTCCATCGGATCAACGGGAGAATATATGTTTTTTCCATTCTTGCTCTGGGAGCACCTTCCGGGTTCATTATTGGACTTTATGCCAACGGCGGATCAAGTTCCATTTTTGCTTTTTGCATTTTGGCTGTCCTTTGGTTTTGGTTTACTTTGCAAGCCTATATTAATGCCCGTAACAAAAATTTTGTGGCACATAAGATATGGATGTATCGCAGTTTTGCGTTAACTTTATCAGCAATTACCCTACGTGCCTGGAAATGGATATTGATAGAATTATTTCACCCCCGGCCAATGGATGTTTATATAATAGTTGCATGGTTAGGTTGGGTATTAAATTTAATTATCGCTGAAATTATTATCTATAAAAAATTAAAAAAATGA